One Gammaproteobacteria bacterium genomic window, CAGTGGAACTACGACCTCCCCAACGTGCCCATCATCGTGGACCTGGAGGTGGATGGGGAGGCGGTTCCGGCGGTGATCCAGACGTCGAAGACCGGGCAGATCTTCACCTTCAACCGCGAGACCGGCGATCCCGTATGGCCCATCGAGGAGCGGGACGTGGTGCAGACCGTGGTGCCCGGCAACTGGACGGCGAACACGCAGCCGCACGTGACCCGGCCCGAGCCCATGGAGCCCTTCGGTCTGGCCGAGGACCAGGTGATCGACTTCACCCCGGAGCTGCGCGCGGAGGCGCTCGAGGTGTTGAGCCGGTACCGGGTGGGCGGGCCCTTCATGCCCCGGCTCTATCCGGATCACAACGAGGACATACTGGACAACATCCGCTGCTACGGGGGCCTGAACATCACCCACCCCGCGACGCTCGATCCGACCACGGGCATGCTCTACGCCGCCAGCTCGCGCAACTGCAGCGGCGGCATGGTGATGCAGGGGATCGATGCCGACGAGCCTGACAATCCCCGCACCACCGGGACGACCATCTCGCAGTGGGTGGCGGGCCGTGGGGGCGCGCTGCCGCGGGTGCAGGGGCTGCCGATTCCGAAGCCGCCCTACAGCCGCATCTCCGCCTACGACATGAACACGGGCGAGCGGCTCTGGTGGATTCCGGTGGGTGACGCGCCCGAGGCGGTGGCGAACCATGCGGCCACCCAGGGCGTGGACCTTTCGCGCGCCGGGAGCGGAGCTTCCTCGATCCAGATCGTCGCCGGGGATCTGCTGTTGGCGACCGAAGGAGCGCGCGGGCCGGCGGTGCTCAACGCCTTCGACAAGCTCACCGGCGAGTTCGTGGGCGAGGTCGAGATGCCGGGCGCGGGCCAGTACGGAATGATGACGTACAGCCACGAGGGCCGGCAGCACGTCGTGGTGCAGGTAGGCGCTCCCGGACGGCTGGTGGCGCTGAGGCTGCCGATGTAGGGGTACGCTTCAGAGCCGCTTGGCGTAGCGCGCCAGCCAGGAGGCGCGGTGGCCTTCCGCGGGAGCGATCGGCGACCCGGGAATGGTCATTGTGCCGCGGCTGACGAAGGTCGCGGCGCCACCAACCCGGACGGCGGTGATGCGGCCGGCGACCTTGTCGACCTCGACCCTGATGAGGCTGGGTCGGCGAATCTCCTCGCCCTGCGCGACCTGCCAGCGGAGGGTGCCGTTCAATTGCCGGCTGGCGTCGCCCAGGTAGCCTCCCAGCACCGCGGCCGCCGAGCCGGTGGCCGGGTCCTCGGGCACGCCCGATCCGGGCGCGAACATGCGCACCCGTACATCCCCGCCGAAGAGCGGGCACACCAGGTAGACGTGGTGCGCCCATGTATCCGCGAGCGTGTCCCGCCAGAGCGCCATGTCGAGGACGGCGCGGCCAAGAGCGGCGACGGTGCGTATCGGGATCACGTGAAACGGAAGGCCGCAGGACATCATGGCGGGAGTGAGGGGGCGGGGACGATCGCCCCCGAGATCGTCCGCCTCCAGGCCGACCATCGCGGCCAACTGCTCCGGCGGGTGCGGCGACTCGCGCCGCTCCGGCAGCATCGCCGTGGTGAACTGCGCGAACACCGGGCGGCCGCGCCGGTACTCCACCGATGCGGGCACCATGCCGACGTTTTCCTCGAGCACCAGCTCGGCGTGTCCGTCCCCGGTCCGCCGAACGCCGGCCCCTCGCCGAACCGGTTGCGTGCTCGCCAGATAGATCGCGGCACCCATGGTCGGATGCCCCGCGAACGGCACCTCCACCTCGGGCGTGAAGATGCGCACCCGCGCCGTCCCCTCCGGCGTCTCCGGAGGTCCCAGGAACACCGTTTCGGCCAGGTTCATCTCGCGCGCCACCTTCTGCATCAGCTCCGCCGGCAGATGTGCCGCGTCCGGGAAGACGCCGAGCGGGTTGCCGCCGAAGGTCTCCTCCGTGAAGACGTCGAGGGTTCTGAAGTCGAGTTCCATGTGAGCAGGCCCATGCATCAAGGGTTGGAGACTACGCCTACCAGAAGACGGACGGCGACACTATCTTACACGCCCCATGGCTCTCCGTAAGGGGTTTGACGGAGACGTCAGCCGGGCCTGTAGCTCAGTTGGTTAGAGCGCACGCCTGATAAGTGTCCCTCAGATGGCGCGAATCCCGGCAAGAAACCGTCTAAATTATTACAGGACTGCACGATCTGCCGTTCTTGCCGTGGGGCACCATACGGGTGCCTGTCGTCCTCGAATAGCGGGAAAACCGGGTCGAATGGCGGGAGTTTACCGGGACCGTTGACGCTGCCCTTCGCATGGGCCTTGTTCCGGCGGCATGGCACTCTGCACGGAGTCAGTTCGCAGCCAGGAGGCGGGTTTTCTCGAATGGTCGTCATGAGATCGCCGCCAGGGTATGGATGGTTTGTCGGACCATGACGATACGATGGTCTCACCCGCAATCCGGTCATCGCGGCACTCCTGTACCCCACTTCGCGCTAGGCTGTAGCGGCGAGTCGCATCCTGATTCGAGCGGGCCACCGGGGCGTTACGGAGGGCCTCGGCGTGCAGCATGCCGTCCATGTTATCTTGCGGATGTTGCTTGGAATCCACCATCGGCACGGGGCAATGCGGGCTGACAGATGAATGCCGTAGAGATTGAAGAGGCCGTCTCCGCCCTCTCGGCAAGTCCTTTCGATCCGGCGGAGTTTCCCTTCGCCTTCTTGGAGGCCTTCGGAAACAAGAAGACGACCATTAAGCGGCTCCGCGCCGGCACCACCAATCGATCCGACATCGGCGGGGTCCTCCAGCGAAGCCACATCCACATGAAAATCGCGCCGCCAGGCGAAACCCCCGCTGCGCTCGACGCCCTGAGGGCGAGTCCAGAAACCGCCCGAGCCAAGGCGAAGTTCGTCTTGGCGACGGATGGACGAGAGTTCCATGCCGAGGATCTGGAGAGCGGTGACATCGTCGTGTCCGAGTACGCCGACCTCCACGAGCATTTCGGTTTCTTCCTGCCACTGGCCGGAATCACTACCGTCAAGCAGATCCGCGAGAGTGCCTTCGACATCAAGGCAACGGGTCGACTGAATCGGCTCTATCTCGAGCTCCTGAAGGAGAATCCCGACTGGGAGGCTCCGAGTCGGCGTCATGAGATGAATCACTTCATGGCACGGCTCATCTTCTGCTTCTTCGCTGAGGACACGGACATCTTCCCCGATCAAGCGTCGTTCACGGATACGCTCGCCCAAATGAGCGACCCTGACGGATCCAACACTCACGACGTACTGGACGAACTCTTTCGTGCCATGAAAACCCCTGTTCGGGATCGAGCAGCGGCGCGCCCTCCCGGCTGGGCCGCGCGGTTCCCGTACGTCAACGGAGGACTCTTCTCGGACTCTACGGAGGCTCCGCGCTTCAGCCGGATCGCACGCTCCTACCTGCTGCACATCGGGAACCTCGATTGGACGAAGATCAACCCAGATATCTTCGGATCGATGATCCAGGCTGTCGCGGTCGAGGAAGAGCGTGGCAACTTGGGGATGCACTACACGAGCGTGCCGAATATTCTGAAGGTCCTGAACCCGCTCTTCCTCGACGATCTGCGCGAAAAGCTGGAAGCTGCCGGCGATAACGGTCGGAAGCTCTTGAGTCTTCGAAAACGAATGGCGCGGATCCGCGTGTTCGACCCTGCGTGCGGTTCCGGTAATTTCCTCGTGATCGCGTACAAGGAGATGCGGGCGATCGAGGCGGAAATCAACAGGCGCCGAGGGGAGAGCGAGCGCCGTTCCGCCATCCCAATCAGTAACTTCCGTGGAATCGAAATCGGTGACTTCTCGGCCGAAATCGCACGTCTTGCTCTCGTCATCGCCGAGTACCAGTGCAACGTGAACTACCTCGGACAGAAGGAAGCTGCGGCGGTGGTTCTGCCGCTCGACAAGGCGAACTGGATCACGTGCGCGAATGCCCTGCGGCTCGACTGGAGCCGGGTTTGTCCCCCCACAGGAACCGGGGTCAAACTCGTTTCCGACGACCTTTTCCACACTCCGCTCAACCAGGCCGAGATCGATTTTGAGAATGAAGGTGGGGAGACCTTTATCTGTGGGAATCCGCCTTATCTCGGGAGCCAAGGGCAGACTGCGCAGCAGAAGGCCGACCTCGAGAGCGTATTCGAGGGTCGGACCAAGAGGTGGAAATCACTCGATTACGTTGCCGGCTGGTTCATGAAGGCAGCCGACTACGGCGCACAGACCCCAGCAGCATCGGCTTTCGTAGCTACGAATTCGGTCTGTCAGGGACGCCAAGTGGCGACGCTCTGGCCGCTAGTCTCCGGGACCGGGCACAGTATCGCATTCGCTCACACCAGCTTCAAGTGGGCTAATCTCGCGAGCCACAACGCCGGGGTGACGGTGGTGATTGTGGGGCTGTCAAACCGCCCCGGTTCGGTTCGTCGGCTGTATGCCGATGGAACCGACGGGGAGGCAACCGTCCGCACGACGGGGAACATCAGTCCCTACCTCGTGCCTGGTCCCGATGTCTTGGTGCGTCCCCGCAGGAAGCCGTTGGCGCAACTGCCCAAAATGAGCTTTGGCAACATGCCTAACGACGACGGCAACCTCCTGCTGGATCGGCCCGACTCGGAGGAGGCGATTCGTCGTCATGGGGTGAATCTGCGCTTCATTCGCTCGTTCGTGGGCTCTCAGGAGTTCATCCGTGGTTCGGAACGCAGATGCATCTGGGTCACCGATGAAGGACTCTCCGAGGCCACGGAAAACGAGTGGCTTGCTGCCCGCTTCGAAGCGGTTCGGGCGAAGCGGGCAGCCTCTGATCGAGAGACTACGAGGCAACTGGCCGACTCGCCACATCGATTTGGCGAGGTGAGGCAATCGGGCTCGGAGACCGCCATCGTCGTCCCCAGGCACTCCTCCGAGGGCCGACGGTATCTGCCTGTCGGGTACATCGCAGATGGTACGATAATTGGTGACTCTGCCGCTGCTATCTTCGATGCCCCTCTCTGGCATCTGGCACTCATTGCCTCTCGCCTCCATCTAGTCTGGATCGCCACTGTCTGTGGCAAGCTCGAAACGCGATACCGCTACTCGAACACGCTAGGCTGGAACACCTTCCCCGTACCGATGCTCACGGAGAACAACCGAAGGGATCTAACGGCTTGCGCCGAGAACATTCTGTTGGCACGGGAGGCGCATTTCCCCGCAACAATCGCTGCTCTCTATGCTGCGGACAGCATGCCAGAGAATCTGCAGGCCGCTCACGAGCGAAACGACGAAGTGCTGGAGCGCATCTACATCGGCCGGCGCTTCAGGAACGACTCCGAGCGGCTGGAGAAGCTGTTCGCGCTTTACACCAACATGGCCAACTGAACTCTCACGAAGCTATTCGAATGACCACCACCAAGAGCATTCCATCCGTCTCCGTAAGCTACGCCCAGACTGGACGCACCACCCAGTCGAACGAGTTCGGCATGCGCCCCATGCAGGAACGGGCATGGGAGAAACGGGGAGAGCAGTATCTTCTGATCAAATCACCCCCGGCCTCAGGGAAGAGCCGGGCGTTGATGTTCATCGCGCTCGACAAGCTTGCCAACCAGGGCCTACGCCAAGCGGTCATCGTCGTCCCCGAAAAGACCATCGGTGCAAGCTTCGCGGACGTGCCGCTCAGCCGCTTCGGTTTCTGGGCGGACTGGACCGTCCGGCCGAAGTGGAACCTATGCAGCGCGCCCGGAACGGACGGGGGCAGGGTCAAGTCGCTGAAGGCTTTTCTGGATGGTAACGACAAGGTGCTCGTCTGCACACACGCGACCTTCCGGTTTGCCATGGACCGGTTCGGCGTAGAGGCATTCGACAACCGGCTCATTGCGGTGGACGAGTTCCACCACGCCTCAGCAAATCCGGACAACAAGCTCGGCTTACACGTCGGGCAGCTCATGGCGCGGGACAAAGTTCACATCACGGCGATGACGGGGTCCTATTTCCGAGGCGATGCCGAGCCCGTACTGATGCCCGAGGACGAGGAACGGTTCCAAACCGTCACCTATACGTACTACGAGCAACTGAACGGCTACGAGCATCTCAAGCGTCTTGACATCGGCTACTTCTTCTACACGGGGAACTACGCCGACGACATCCTGAGCGTCCTCGACCCGAACGAAAAGACGATCATCCATATCCCGAACGTCAACTCACGAGAGAGCACGAAGGACAAAATCCGCGAGGTCGAGCACATCCTCGAGGAACTGGGCGAGTGGCAGGGGGCGGATCCCGATACGGGATTCCAACTGGTGGAGACCGCCGAGGGGCGGCTGCTCCGCATCGCGGACCTCGTCGACGATAACCCCGCACGCCGGGATCGCGTCGCCGCAGCACTCCGGGATCCCCGGCAGAACGGCGACCGCGACCATGTGGACATCATCATCGCACTTGGGATGGCGAAGGAAGGCTTCGACTGGATCTGGTGCGATCACGCGCTGACCGTCGGGTACCGGTCCAGCCTGACCGAGGTCGTGCAGATTATCGGTCGCGCTACCCGCGACGCCCCGGGGAAGGCCCGGGCTCGCTTTACGAATCTGATCGCCGAACCGGATGCTTCGGAGGAGGCCGTCACCGAGGCCGTCAACGACACCCTCAAGGCGATCGCCGCGAGCCTCCTCATGGAGCAGGTGCTCGCGCCACGCTTCAACTTCACGGCGAAGACGGATGCGAGCAGGCCGGTCGAAGGGCTCGACTACGGCGACGAGGGATACGATCCAGACCGGTGCAATGTGGGGGTCAACGAAGAGAATGGGGAACTCACCATCGAGATCAAGGGGCTTGTTGAACCGAAGAGTGAGGCGGCAAAGCGCATCTGCGCGGAAGACCTCACTGAAGTGATCACGGCGTTCATGCAAGACAGGGTCGCGGTAGAACGCGGACTCCTCGACGAAGACCTCGTACCCGAGGAGCTGACGCAGGTGCGGATGGGTAAGATCGTCAAGGGGAAGTTCCCGGAACTCGACGAGGAAGACCAAGAAGCGGTGCGCGAGCACGCGATCGCAGCACTCAACCTGACACAGCAAGCGAAGCGAGCAACGGTGGAAGATGGCGAAGGCGACAAGGACGATGAATCTAGCAACAGCGCGAATACCGCCCTGATCGACGGCGTGCGGCGGTTCGTCATGGATGTTCGGGATCTCGACATCGACCTGATCGACCGGATCAATCCGTTCGGCGAGGCCTACGCGATCCTTGCGAAGGCGATGAACGAAGAGCGCCTCAAGCAGGTGGCCGCCGTGATCACGGCGAAGAAGGTACGGATCACGCCTGATGAGGCTCGGGACCTCGCGAGGCGCGCCCTCCGGTTCAAGCGTGAGCGCGGCCGCCTGCCTTCTATCACCGCGCCGGATCCCTGGGAGCAGCGCATGGCCGAGGGTGTGGCCTTTCTCGCCCGAATGGCGGCGGAGGCAGCCGGTGCCTAAGGGGTTCACCGAGCAGGACGCGGCCTTGCTGGACGAGCTCGGTATCAAGGTCGGATCCAAGAAGACTCGTCCCCACACGCCCCGGGAAGAGCGGATCATTGCGGGCTTCGAGGAGATCCAGAGATTCGTGGATAGGCACGGTCGTACTCCAGCCCCTGGCGAGCACCTTGATGTCTTCGAACGAGTCTATGCAGTGCGGTTGGATCGGATCCGCAAGAATCACGAATGCCGGAAGGTACTCGCACCGCTGGACCGGCAGGGGTTGCTGGGCAGTGGCGTCGAAGAGTCGACGGCGCTTCTGGATGTCGTAGATGACGACGCACTCCTAGCTGAGCTTGGCGTCCCAGCTAGGGAGTCCGACATCACCGAACTTCGCCACGTACGGTCGAGTGCCGAGAAGCGGGCAGCCG contains:
- a CDS encoding PhzF family phenazine biosynthesis protein translates to MELDFRTLDVFTEETFGGNPLGVFPDAAHLPAELMQKVAREMNLAETVFLGPPETPEGTARVRIFTPEVEVPFAGHPTMGAAIYLASTQPVRRGAGVRRTGDGHAELVLEENVGMVPASVEYRRGRPVFAQFTTAMLPERRESPHPPEQLAAMVGLEADDLGGDRPRPLTPAMMSCGLPFHVIPIRTVAALGRAVLDMALWRDTLADTWAHHVYLVCPLFGGDVRVRMFAPGSGVPEDPATGSAAAVLGGYLGDASRQLNGTLRWQVAQGEEIRRPSLIRVEVDKVAGRITAVRVGGAATFVSRGTMTIPGSPIAPAEGHRASWLARYAKRL
- a CDS encoding lactate dehydrogenase, whose protein sequence is MNAVEIEEAVSALSASPFDPAEFPFAFLEAFGNKKTTIKRLRAGTTNRSDIGGVLQRSHIHMKIAPPGETPAALDALRASPETARAKAKFVLATDGREFHAEDLESGDIVVSEYADLHEHFGFFLPLAGITTVKQIRESAFDIKATGRLNRLYLELLKENPDWEAPSRRHEMNHFMARLIFCFFAEDTDIFPDQASFTDTLAQMSDPDGSNTHDVLDELFRAMKTPVRDRAAARPPGWAARFPYVNGGLFSDSTEAPRFSRIARSYLLHIGNLDWTKINPDIFGSMIQAVAVEEERGNLGMHYTSVPNILKVLNPLFLDDLREKLEAAGDNGRKLLSLRKRMARIRVFDPACGSGNFLVIAYKEMRAIEAEINRRRGESERRSAIPISNFRGIEIGDFSAEIARLALVIAEYQCNVNYLGQKEAAAVVLPLDKANWITCANALRLDWSRVCPPTGTGVKLVSDDLFHTPLNQAEIDFENEGGETFICGNPPYLGSQGQTAQQKADLESVFEGRTKRWKSLDYVAGWFMKAADYGAQTPAASAFVATNSVCQGRQVATLWPLVSGTGHSIAFAHTSFKWANLASHNAGVTVVIVGLSNRPGSVRRLYADGTDGEATVRTTGNISPYLVPGPDVLVRPRRKPLAQLPKMSFGNMPNDDGNLLLDRPDSEEAIRRHGVNLRFIRSFVGSQEFIRGSERRCIWVTDEGLSEATENEWLAARFEAVRAKRAASDRETTRQLADSPHRFGEVRQSGSETAIVVPRHSSEGRRYLPVGYIADGTIIGDSAAAIFDAPLWHLALIASRLHLVWIATVCGKLETRYRYSNTLGWNTFPVPMLTENNRRDLTACAENILLAREAHFPATIAALYAADSMPENLQAAHERNDEVLERIYIGRRFRNDSERLEKLFALYTNMAN
- a CDS encoding DEAD/DEAH box helicase produces the protein MTTTKSIPSVSVSYAQTGRTTQSNEFGMRPMQERAWEKRGEQYLLIKSPPASGKSRALMFIALDKLANQGLRQAVIVVPEKTIGASFADVPLSRFGFWADWTVRPKWNLCSAPGTDGGRVKSLKAFLDGNDKVLVCTHATFRFAMDRFGVEAFDNRLIAVDEFHHASANPDNKLGLHVGQLMARDKVHITAMTGSYFRGDAEPVLMPEDEERFQTVTYTYYEQLNGYEHLKRLDIGYFFYTGNYADDILSVLDPNEKTIIHIPNVNSRESTKDKIREVEHILEELGEWQGADPDTGFQLVETAEGRLLRIADLVDDNPARRDRVAAALRDPRQNGDRDHVDIIIALGMAKEGFDWIWCDHALTVGYRSSLTEVVQIIGRATRDAPGKARARFTNLIAEPDASEEAVTEAVNDTLKAIAASLLMEQVLAPRFNFTAKTDASRPVEGLDYGDEGYDPDRCNVGVNEENGELTIEIKGLVEPKSEAAKRICAEDLTEVITAFMQDRVAVERGLLDEDLVPEELTQVRMGKIVKGKFPELDEEDQEAVREHAIAALNLTQQAKRATVEDGEGDKDDESSNSANTALIDGVRRFVMDVRDLDIDLIDRINPFGEAYAILAKAMNEERLKQVAAVITAKKVRITPDEARDLARRALRFKRERGRLPSITAPDPWEQRMAEGVAFLARMAAEAAGA